In Leishmania mexicana MHOM/GT/2001/U1103 complete genome, chromosome 20, one genomic interval encodes:
- a CDS encoding UDP-N-acetylglucosamine--dolichyl-phosphaten-ac et ylglucosaminephosphotransferase, producing the protein MTLGLVESSRSAAFAVAAHAPVLGLILLGSIVAYVGTLRYIPNVARTLLDRNIFGIDINKSTEEQRQKFAAKRRAGQTEEKEFQKQAIPESLGILVGAVYLSVVVVLTVCLRFLGAAGEGLDNPYASLPGPLMTITVMLLLGFVDDVLDVKWRHKIILTALGSLPLIMTYDGSLSVLMPCAFGRFGLSTMNVMKEWRLGLAAPQGEPTTTFRATALSTWFSFTVNHRSYVKVTESGAALIYLGPVYLVYLSMLCIFCTNSINILAGVNGVEVGQSIVIAVASVVYNLFQMRLDRQLTPDFSSLDAAAADARDMTSDHQLRALLLLGPFIGVSLALWRYNRYPARVFVGDSYTYFAGTVLAVSSITGVYSKTLLLFFAPQVFNFLISLPQLFSIVPCPRHRVPTWNPRTNLLSNSHNYTILNVILYLFGDMHEAKLTWAILKCQVIACVLGFVVRYVLSAFLYDEVR; encoded by the coding sequence ATGACTCTTGGCCTGGTAGAATCGTCCCGCAGCGCGGCCTTCGCggtcgctgcgcacgcgccggTCCTTGGGCTCATTCTGCTTGGCAGCATTGTGGCATATGTTGGTACCTTGCGCTACATCCCAAATGTGGCGAGGACGCTCTTGGATCGCAACATCTTCGGCATCGACATAAACAAGAgcacggaggagcagcgccagaAGTTTGCTGCGAAGCGCCGGGCCGGTCAgacagaggagaaggaaTTCCAGAAGCAGGCGATTCCAGAGTCTCTCGGCATCCTCGTAGGCGCCGTGTACCTttctgtggtggtggtactCACCGTGTGTCTCCGGTTtctcggcgccgctggtgagGGGTTAGACAACCCTTACGCATCGCTTCCGGGTCCTTTGATGACCATCACCGTCATGCTTCTCTTGGGCTTCGTGGATGACGTGCTGGATGTGAAATGGCGCCACAAGATCATCCTCACGGCGCTCGGCTCGCTGCCACTCATCATGACTTACGACGGAAGTCTATCCGTGCTGATGCCGTGCGCGTTCGGTCGCTTCGGTCTGTCTACCATGAACGTAATGAAGGAGTGGCGTCTTGGCCTCGCCGCTCCCCAAGGCGAACCGACGACCACCTTTCGCGCCACGGCTCTCTCGACATGGTTCTCCTTCACTGTCAACCACCGCTCCTACGTTAAGGTCACCgaaagcggcgcagctctgATCTACCTCGGTCCCGTCTACCTCGTTTACTTGTCCATGCTGTGCATCTTCTGCACCAACAGCATCAACATTCTCGCCGGCGTCAACGGTGTGGAGGTGGGGCAGAGCATTGTGATCGCAGTCGCGTCTGTTGTGTACAACCTATTCCAGATGCGCCTCGATAGACAGTTGACGCCGGACTTTAGCAgcctcgacgctgctgcggcagatgCACGCGACATGACGAGCGACCATCAACTACGCGCGCTGCTCTTGCTGGGCCCTTTCATCGGTGTGAGCCTGGCCCTCTGGCGCTACAACCGCTACCCCGCCCGCGTCTTCGTGGGAGACAGCTATACCTACTTTGCCGGCACCGTGCTGGCAGTGTCTAGCATCACTGGTGTGTACAGCAAGACACTGCTGCTCTTTTTCGCGCCGCAGGTGTTCAACTTTCTCATAtcactgccgcagctctTCAGCATCGTGCCGTGCCCGCGCCACCGCGTGCCGACGTGGAATCCGCGGACGAACTTGTTGTCAAACAGCCACAACTATACCATCCTCAACGTTATCCTCTACCTCTTCGGCGATATGCACGAGGCGAAGCTGACGTGGGCGATCCTCAAGTGTCAGGTCATCGCCTGTGTTCTTGGCTTCGTCGTGCGGTACGTGTTGAGCGCCTTTCTCTACGATGAAGTGCGCTAG
- a CDS encoding transcription factor S-II-like protein, protein MSTFSGAAKLQTPPQQRQVHYISDNVYSLGTLSCAVCGQSFPIHTNAYQRSTCGWCGTLHEPGTHSALQQHLRTMRRASDGVKMSSKVCCLDTSAALFFTEKEVTAAVEYIRQTLGDTSLLGTAPGAVGGAKRAGITEVDNRIIEDAFCETCGVHRPCKTFARQTRSADEGQTIFFQCTKCSSEWQQNS, encoded by the coding sequence ATGTCAACGTTTTCCGGGGCAGCGAAGCTGCAAACACCgccacaacagcggcaggTGCACTACATCTCTGATAACGTGTACTCACTCGGAACTCTTAGTTGCGCTGTCTGTGGCCAGAGCTTCCCGATTCACACGAACGCGTATcagcgcagcacctgcggcTGGTGCGGAACTCTGCATGAGCCTGGCACGCACTcggcgcttcagcagcaccttcgCACCATGCGCAGGGCAAGCGATGGTGTCAAAATGAGCAGCAAGGTGTGCTGCCTGGACACCAGCGCCGCTCTCTTCTTCACCGAGAAGGAAGTGACCGCCGCAGTGGAATACATTCGCCAAACGCTCGGTGACACGTCCCTCCTTGGGACAGCGCCCGGCGCCGTTGGCGGAGCGAAGCGTGCCGGCATTACCGAGGTGGATAATCGCATTATCGAGGATGCCTTCTGCGAGACGTGCGGTGTCCACCGCCCTTGTAAGACCTTTGCACGgcagacgcgcagcgcgGATGAGGGCCAGACAATTTTCTTCCAGTGCACCAAGTGCAGCTCGGAGTGGCAGCAGAACTCCTAA
- a CDS encoding putative oxidoreductase produces MSSPSSFKKLQVVSLSKDFRSSTSVVEAHLPEEVPEGMVRVSVKYAGVNASDVNFTNGSYLKNAQPPFDCGFEAAGTVVQIGAGVANVKVGDHVVLMQYGCFAEFLDAPAETCIPVPELKPEYSVLPVSALTAAVALGEVGRVKKGDVALVTAAAGGTGQIAVQLLKHVYGCTVIGTCSSEEKAEFLKSIGCDHVINYKMESLDGRLHELCPKGVDVVYECVGGQTFNDAVRHVAVHGRVVIIGSISSYKSGEVVPFSDPSGTSVTMLLLVKSASLNGFFLPQFHDVIPKYMANLLQYLKAGQVKLFVDKKAFHGLSSVADAVDHLYSGANYGKVLVEIQ; encoded by the coding sequence ATGTCGTCTCCCAGCAGCTTCAAGAAGCTGCAGgtcgtctccctctccaaaGACTTCCGAAGTTCTACCTCCGTCGTTGAGGCGCATCTTCCGGAGGAAGTGCCGGAGGGGATGGTTCGCGTGTCTGTCAAGTACGCCGGCGTGAACGCGAGTGACGTGAACTTCACGAATGGCTCGTACCTCAAGAACGCGCAGCCGCCCTTCGACTGTGGATTCGAGGCGGCCGGCACAGTGGTGCAGATCGGTGCCGGTGTCGCGAACGTGAAGGTGGGCGACCACGTCGTACTCATGCAGTACGGCTGCTTTGCTGAGTTCCTCGACGCACCCGCAGAGACGTGCATACCAGTGCCAGAGTTGAAGCCGGAGTACAGTGTGCTCCCTGTCAGCGCTCtcacggccgccgtcgcgcttgGCGAGGTGGGTCGCGTGAAGAAGGGCGACGTGGCGCTggtcacggcggcggccggtgGCACGGGCCAAATCGCGGTGCAGTTGCTCAAGCACGTCTACGGTTGCACGGTGATTGGCACCTGCTCCTCCGAGGAGAAGGCCGAGTTCCTCAAGAGCATTGGCTGTGACCACGTCATCAACTACAAGATGGAAAGCCTCGACGGCCGCCTGCACGAGCTTTGTCCGAAAGGCGTAGATGTCGTCTACGAGTGCGTTGGCGGCCAGACTTTCAACGATGCCGtccgccacgtcgccgtgCACGGCCGTGTTGTGATCATCGGCTCCATTTCGAGCTACAAGAGCGGTGAGGTGGTGCCCTTTTCTGATCCCAGCGGCACCTCGGTGACGATGCTGCTCCTAGTCAAGTCTGCGTCCCTGAACGGTTTCTTCCTTCCGCAGTTCCACGACGTCATCCCGAAGTACATGGCAAACCTGCTGCAGTACCTCAAGGCCGGCCAGGTCAAGCTCTTCGTGGACAAGAAGGCGTTTCACGGATTGAGCAGTGTCGCAGACGCCGTTGATCATCTGTACTCGGGCGCAAACTACGGCAAAGTCTTGGTTGAGATCCAGTAG